One region of Mycolicibacterium rhodesiae NBB3 genomic DNA includes:
- a CDS encoding maleylpyruvate isomerase family mycothiol-dependent enzyme, with amino-acid sequence MDFRAALLDQTQAFGELIRNADPSTPVPTCPDWTIKQLFRHVGRGNRWAAQIIADRRSEPLDPKEVRDGRPPDEPDAAIEWLNGGAQAIVVAVEQVGSDARVWTFNGPRPAGWWIRRRLHEVCVHLADAALALGTDFDPAPELAADAISEWVELMVVQADRHSPPVERGRMLHLHATDPGLGPTGEWTIVNDEAGVSWTHDHGKGDVALRGPARDLLLAIVRRRRASELDVEVFGATGVWDTWLERTPF; translated from the coding sequence GTGGATTTCCGAGCCGCCCTGCTCGACCAGACCCAGGCTTTCGGCGAACTGATTCGCAACGCCGATCCGTCGACGCCCGTACCGACGTGTCCGGACTGGACCATCAAGCAGTTGTTTCGCCATGTCGGACGCGGAAACCGTTGGGCCGCGCAGATAATCGCAGATCGCCGCAGCGAACCCCTTGATCCGAAGGAGGTACGCGACGGCAGGCCGCCCGACGAGCCCGACGCCGCGATCGAATGGCTCAACGGCGGCGCGCAGGCGATCGTCGTCGCCGTCGAACAGGTCGGGTCCGACGCGCGCGTATGGACGTTCAACGGGCCGCGGCCCGCCGGCTGGTGGATACGCAGGCGCCTGCACGAAGTGTGCGTGCACCTCGCTGACGCCGCGCTCGCGCTGGGTACCGACTTCGACCCGGCACCGGAGCTGGCGGCGGACGCGATAAGCGAGTGGGTCGAACTCATGGTCGTGCAAGCCGACAGGCATTCACCTCCGGTCGAGCGTGGACGCATGCTGCACCTCCATGCCACCGACCCCGGGCTCGGGCCGACGGGCGAGTGGACGATCGTGAACGACGAGGCCGGAGTGTCCTGGACGCACGACCACGGCAAGGGTGACGTCGCGCTGCGCGGGCCGGCGAGGGACCTGCTCCTGGCGATCGTGCGCAGACGTCGGGCGTCCGAACTCGATGTCGAGGTCTTCGGCGCTACCGGCGTCTGGGACACATGGCTCGAACGCACACCGTTCTGA
- a CDS encoding cytochrome P450, with translation MAQNTIKQRMHWLAVHGSVRGISRVVARRGDPQGRMISDMAVRANPVPFIEEVRAMGPIVKCRLVHMTVDYKIVNDLLRSDDFHVFGMGTNLPKPLQWLADRTRPDLLHPIQPPSMLSVEPPQHTRYRKLVSSVFTTRAVAALRDRVQDSANALLDDLADTDDVDIVERYCSQLPVTVIGDILGVPDDARPRILEFGELAAPSLDIGLTWPQYQSVQRGIRLFDHWLSNHLHELRRNPGDDLMSQIIVASEDAEGGPLTHQELLATAGLVLAAGFETTVNLLGSGIRMLLDTPEHLDTLAARPELWPTAVEEVLRLESPVQLSARIATKDTEIEGLMVRRNQGVILYLAGANRDPKVFEDPHRFDIERHNAGKHLSFSGGRHFCLGAALARAEGEVGLRTFFERFPDARLAGGGSRRPTRVLRGWSSLPISLGKARAALSS, from the coding sequence ATGGCTCAGAACACGATCAAGCAGCGGATGCACTGGCTCGCGGTGCACGGATCGGTCCGGGGAATCTCCAGGGTCGTCGCCCGCAGGGGCGACCCGCAGGGGCGGATGATCTCCGACATGGCCGTGCGGGCCAACCCCGTCCCGTTCATCGAAGAAGTGCGCGCCATGGGTCCGATCGTCAAATGCCGCCTCGTGCACATGACTGTCGACTACAAGATCGTCAACGACCTGCTGAGGTCTGACGACTTCCATGTGTTCGGGATGGGCACGAACCTGCCCAAGCCGCTGCAATGGCTCGCCGACCGCACGAGACCCGACCTGCTGCATCCGATTCAGCCGCCGTCGATGCTGTCGGTCGAGCCTCCGCAGCACACGCGTTACCGCAAGCTGGTGTCATCGGTGTTCACCACCCGCGCGGTGGCCGCGCTGCGTGACCGCGTGCAGGACTCGGCGAACGCGCTTCTCGACGACCTCGCCGATACCGATGACGTCGACATCGTCGAACGCTATTGCAGCCAACTCCCCGTCACGGTCATCGGTGACATCCTCGGGGTACCCGACGATGCGCGGCCACGCATCCTCGAGTTCGGTGAACTCGCTGCCCCGAGCCTCGACATCGGCCTGACGTGGCCCCAGTACCAGTCGGTCCAGCGCGGGATCAGGCTCTTCGACCACTGGCTGTCGAACCACCTCCACGAGCTGCGCCGCAATCCCGGTGACGACCTGATGAGTCAGATCATCGTGGCTTCCGAGGACGCGGAGGGCGGTCCGCTGACCCATCAGGAGTTGCTGGCCACCGCAGGCCTCGTGCTGGCCGCGGGTTTCGAGACCACCGTCAACCTGTTGGGCAGCGGAATCCGGATGCTGTTGGACACGCCGGAGCATCTCGACACCCTTGCGGCCCGTCCCGAGTTGTGGCCGACGGCGGTCGAGGAAGTTCTGCGACTGGAGTCGCCGGTGCAGCTCAGCGCACGCATCGCGACGAAGGACACCGAGATCGAGGGGCTGATGGTCCGGCGCAACCAGGGCGTGATCCTGTATCTCGCGGGCGCCAACCGTGACCCCAAGGTCTTCGAGGACCCGCACCGGTTCGACATCGAACGCCACAACGCGGGTAAGCATCTGTCGTTCTCCGGCGGCAGGCACTTCTGCCTGGGTGCGGCGCTGGCCAGGGCCGAGGGGGAAGTGGGGTTGCGTACGTTCTTCGAGCGTTTCCCGGACGCCCGACTGGCCGGAGGCGGCAGCCGACGCCCGACCAGGGTGCTGCGCGGATGGTCGTCGCTGCCGATCTCACTTGGGAAGGCGCGCGCCGCGCTAAGTTCGTGA